The Sesamum indicum cultivar Zhongzhi No. 13 linkage group LG6, S_indicum_v1.0, whole genome shotgun sequence genome has a segment encoding these proteins:
- the LOC105163553 gene encoding DNA damage-repair/toleration protein DRT100: protein MATTILYALSATILLLSLTSVSNACPPSDRAALLAFKAALHEPYLGIFNSWKGNDCCHNWYGVSCDPETHRVADINLRGESEDPIFQKARRTGYMTGSISPAICQLTRLSSLTIADWKGISGPIPSCIASLPFLRILDLIGNQLTGEIPADIGRLSRLTVLNVADNQLSGTIPRSLTNLSSLMHLDIRGNKISGTLPRNFGKLRMLSRALLSKNKLNGPIPNSVSYIYRLSDLDLSLNQLSGPIPASLGKMAVLATLNLDGNQISGPIPPTLISSSISILNLSRNAIEGYIPDAFGSRSYFTVLDLSYNKLRGRIPKSISSATFIGHLDVSHNHLCGPIPAGSPFDHLEASSFVNNDCLCGKPLRAC, encoded by the coding sequence ATGGCCACCACCATCTTGTACGCATTATCAGCAACTATACTACTCTTATCTCTAACTTCTGTATCTAATGCCTGCCCGCCTTCCGACCGGGCAGCTCTCCTCGCCTTCAAGGCTGCCCTCCACGAACCCTACCTCGGCATTTTCAACTCCTGGAAGGGCAACGACTGCTGCCACAACTGGTATGGAGTCAGCTGCGACCCTGAGACCCACCGGGTCGCCGACATCAACCTCCGGGGCGAGTCCGAGGACCCCATCTTCCAAAAGGCCCGTCGAACCGGGTACATGACCGGCTCCATTTCTCCGGCCATCTGCCAGCTCACCAGACTCTCCAGCCTCACAATCGCCGACTGGAAGGGCATTTCCGGCCCAATCCCGTCCTGCATTGCTTCTTTGCCTTTCCTTCGGATCCTAGACTTGATCGGAAACCAGCTCACCGGCGAGATTCCGGCCGATATAGGCAGACTGAGTCGACTCACCGTGTTGAACGTGGCGGATAACCAGCTCTCCGGCACCATTCCGCGGTCGCTAACCAATCTATCTTCTTTGATGCATTTAGACATCCGCGGCAACAAAATCTCAGGTACTCTTCCGAGAAATTTCGGGAAACTGAGAATGTTGAGTCGGGCTTTACTCAGCAAGAACAAGCTAAACGGGCCGATTCCGAACTCAGTCTCATACATCTACCGACTCTCGGATTTGGATCTCTCCCTGAACCAGCTCTCCGGCCCGATACCAGCTTCTCTAGGCAAAATGGCAGTTCTGGCGACCCTAAATCTCGACGGAAACCAAATCTCGGGCCCGATTCCACCAACTTTGATTAGTTCGAGCATCAGCATACTGAACTTGAGCAGGAACGCCATTGAAGGTTACATCCCAGATGCATTCGGGTCGAGATCGTATTTTACGGTGTTGGATTTATCATACAACAAGTTGAGAGGGAGAATTCCAAAGTCGATATCATCGGCGACATTCATCGGACACCTGGACGTCAGCCACAACCATCTCTGCGGGCCGATTCCGGCGGGGTCGCCGTTTGATCATCTTGAAGCGTCGTCGTTTGTGAACAACGATTGCCTCTGCGGGAAGCCACTTAGAGCTTGTTGA